The genome window AATCATTCTAGAAAAACTTCTTAAGCTGCAGAGAGAGCAGTTTGTTTTCACTCTCAAATCATATGCCAcatgcttggcacacagtggTTCAGTAACCAGTAAATGTTAGCTGAATTGAATCTGAACTCTTTGAATATGCCCAAGTCTTCATTTAAAGACAGTAATTTCCAAGACTGTATATGAATATGGGATTGTAAGCGGTGGTACAGATGATGACATAAAGAAACATGTACATAGACAAGGAAACAAATGCATAAGAATCAAAATAAAACTGGGCAGAGACGGTAAAACACAATGGTATATACAGGCTATCACTTAAATTCCCCAGCAATCTGTTGGATGGAAatgttttttcctccaaatgtCTTCATATGAAACAAGTCTGATACagcataagaataaaataaatatatctacaattaattttaagaaccatctctaaaagaatctgaaataataATTTAACACTGCTTTGTGTAGTGTAGATATTCTTAACATAGTCCATATCTATGTTTTagttagggctttcctggtggctcagaatcggtaaagaatccatcagcaatgcgggagacctgtgttagaagatcccctggagggcatggcaacccactccagtattcttgcctggagaatcccacgcacagaggagccgAGCCttgcgggctccagtccatggggtctcaaaagtcacaaagacacgactaagcgaccaagcacagcacagcatgtttTCATTATAAAGACTCTTTTAAGGTGATGCTCTTCAgtcataaaaactttaaaatggagTTTCAAAAACTATCAAGAGGTAATCTTTTTCTGATtagtgatataaataaaaattttcagaaattaaattctgatttttcagaatctgaattctgaaatttaaaacagaGAATTTCACActcaaaatattcatagaaaagaACTATAGTCTGATGTttattatctatatattttttaaacaagtatttCTGATGCCACTGCCAAACTGGCATCAGAGTTACCTGATTTTTCTGTTTAACTAAACTTATTAAacttacttcagtattctggcttaggtaattccatggtctgtatagtccatgggtcacaaggagtcagacatgactgagcaacttccacttcttcacttcacttcactgataTTCTCTATTTGGTTAGACACTGCTCTCAAAGGATTGCCAAACAGATTAATAGTGACAAttctttgggaagatcccctagagaagggaaaggctacccactccattatcctggcctggagaattccatggacacagtcgcacacaactgagcgactttcacacatcCTTCATCTGGATCCAAATGTCAGTGTATCGTAAcgtcagctttttaaaaaaaataattttatttatttttggctgtgctgtgcggGCTCTTCTCTGGCTTcggagagtgggggctacccaCTAagtgtggagcacgggctctagggcatgcagccTTCAGTAGCtctggcgcatgggcttagctgctgcTCAGCAGGAGGGATCTTCCTGggcgtgttcagtcgtgtccgactgtttgcggccctgtgcactgtagcccaccaggctcctctctgtccatgggaccttccaggtaacaatactggagtgggtttccatttcctactccaggatcttcctggaccagggatccaacctgtttctcctgcattggcaggtggattcttcaccactgagccacagaggaagcccaaTGCCtgttttttaattacatattACCTTAGCTCTGAGTCACTGTGGTTTTAACTTTGAAATGGAACTTTAGCGAGTAAATCAAATCCTTTTACAATATCCTTAtagcaagatttttaaaaaagtaataaaaacagaaacagcccagtataaaaacaggcaaagaagatatgtaagcaaattttttaaaaaaatgatgaaaatgctcGTGTTATGGAAAAAATGCCACAGCATTAATAATGTCGCACACacaaaaacagcaaagtaaaCAAGGAGATCACTTTTGGGCTTTGTCATGAAATCGGGGTGGTACAGGAGGAAGAGGGGTAACATCTAGGTCAGCAGGGGTTTTGAGGAAGAGGCCACGGTCATCCCATACTGCCAAGCTACAATAAAACACTTTCCTGGAAGGGAGATGAGCAACATAGCCTTAGAAATGTATGTAGCTTTGGTCCAACAGTTTCCCTTGCAGTTTAGCCTAAGGAAACAAATGGAATGCGTTAAAATATTTAGCCACAGTCTGGTAATTACATGGGGACAGACTAATGCTGGCAAGACTATATGATAGAATACTAAAAGGTTCATCAGAGACAATATAAGTGAATATTTATGGActtgaaaggcttccctggtggcacagtggtgaagaaccctcttgccaatgcaggagacgtggattcgacccctgatctgggaagatcccacatgcctcggagaaACTGAGCCCATGCGCTTCCCCAGTTGAggttgtgctctagagcctggaaactgcaactacagagcccccaagcccatgccccacaacaagagaaatgattgcaatgagaagcctgctcactgaAACGAGAGTGATGCTCCcgcttgctgcaaccagagaaagcctgtgcagcaacaaataCCCAGCCCAGccataaatacacaaataaatagataatattattaaaacaatgactaacaaacaaaaacacttaaaaaaaggATAGCTGATCATGATAGACCTATAAAGCAAAAAgatctggaatttattttctaCCAATTCTATTGATGGTATCTGTCAGGAATAGAATTTAAACCATTTCCCCCAGAATGATAAATGAAAAGCTTTCAGTACTATGAGTTCTTCTCGTACAACTTACATTACCAATTTACAACTGGCATAAAATTAGGAAACAAAGGATTCCTACAATGACGTGGTTGTCTGGGTGATGTCTAAGGTTCCTCcaaattttaagcttttttagaaaaaaaaaaaaaaactgctttatttttatataggtaacaaaaataattttatttagaaactttCATTCTTGGTGACTCTAGAGCCATATttggtatatattttataacaatagATTCTTTAATTCTAATTTgatttctttagaaagaaaatacaaatccTAAAGCATTAAGTCTCAAGGGAGGGAAACGGGAATTCTCACATCAATTGGACAGGCTTTTCTCAAACTACAACCCCCTCAAACTCtgattccttctttcctttaagAAAGTACTTTGCTGCTTAGAGAATCAGAACTACTGACTGGAGGAAATAAGTATCAAGCaatcatataaaagaaaaaatcataaaaagcTATAATTATTGACTGTGATGAGTGCTACAAAGGAAAAGCACAGGATGTTAGtaaagaaaagcatttaaagaagaaagttcctctgtgggagagagagaggtagTAGTCAAGGATGTGACTGAGGAGGGGATCTGAGCTGAGGCAGGAGCCGAGGGCCGGGCAGTCTGTTCCCAGGAAAGGTAGTAACAGGTACAGACAGGGGAAGGCAGTAACAGGTCCAGAGTATCACGGGGTAGAGGAAACAGTAGAGACCAAGAGCTTCAGTTACTGAGTCTCAGGGAAAACAGATCCCAGCCATTAGCAGTTCACACACACGTCAGCCCGTGAAAAGAAACCTCGCCATACCTTCAGCACAGCGCGGATGTCGTCCTTGCTGGAGTGCCCGTCCACTCGAGTCACCCTGTATTCTAGCCACTGCTGAACCACGGCTTTCTCCTCCGGCGTGCTCCCCAGCAAATACTCCTTGTTGGCCTGCTTGACGAGGTGAGCGGCTATGGTAGTCAGTCCTGTTAGACTTGGACCATTGTTCGTCTGAAGAACTGGAatcttaaacagaaaaaaaaaaaatcttaaaataccaTCACGACTGGTAAGTTCTAAATCctaaactatttcttttttttaatactcttaaGATATTaaataggcttctctggtggctcagtggtaaagactccacctgacaatgcaggagacacaggtttgatccctaggtctagaagattccctgaagaaggaaatagcagcccactccagtattcttgcct of Cervus canadensis isolate Bull #8, Minnesota chromosome 28, ASM1932006v1, whole genome shotgun sequence contains these proteins:
- the EEF1E1 gene encoding eukaryotic translation elongation factor 1 epsilon-1 isoform X2 — encoded protein: MAAAAELTLLEKSLGLSKGNKYSAQGERQIPVLQTNNGPSLTGLTTIAAHLVKQANKEYLLGSTPEEKAVVQQWLEYRVTRVDGHSSKDDIRAVLKDLNSYLEDKVYLTGYNFTLADILLYYGLHRFIPRSLDV